One Lottiidibacillus patelloidae DNA window includes the following coding sequences:
- a CDS encoding ubiquinol-cytochrome c reductase iron-sulfur subunit, with protein MSEKGHNVSRRQFLNYTLTGVGGFMAAGMIMPMVRFAIDPVLKKGVDTELVTTKLKEADITNEPQKIDFTVNQVDGWYESDVSMSAWVYKDEQGKIVALSPVCKHLGCTVNWNGDPANQNEFFCPCHLGRYTKDGVNVAGTAPLGPLDVYEHEVRDGWLYLGKAKPHPKA; from the coding sequence ATGAGTGAAAAAGGTCACAATGTGTCAAGACGTCAATTTCTAAACTATACTCTTACAGGAGTTGGAGGATTTATGGCAGCTGGTATGATTATGCCAATGGTTCGTTTTGCAATAGATCCTGTTTTGAAAAAAGGTGTAGATACTGAATTAGTAACAACGAAGTTAAAAGAAGCTGACATAACGAATGAGCCACAAAAAATAGACTTTACAGTTAACCAAGTCGATGGGTGGTACGAGTCAGACGTTTCGATGTCTGCATGGGTTTATAAAGATGAACAGGGCAAAATTGTTGCACTTTCGCCAGTTTGTAAACACTTAGGATGTACTGTTAACTGGAATGGTGATCCTGCTAACCAAAATGAATTTTTCTGTCCATGCCATTTAGGTCGTTATACAAAAGATGGAGTGAATGTTGCTGGTACAGCACCATTAGGCCCACTAGATGTGTATGAACATGAAGTCAGAGATGGCTGGTTATACTTAGGGAAAGCAAAACCACATCCAAAAGCATAG
- a CDS encoding sporulation protein YpjB: MKFIKQFFIIGIISLLSFTLNISSTFAHHDVDHVTKKQLSHLADKIYLFVKNEKYDEASVVLMTFAKEFSKVEEDELKISTLDLEMLALSYQNLEQILSQENVEKTIAFRQVTEFRLLLDALTTSYQPLWVEKETVVKSTFQNMNESLLSGNNVAFQTSLNEFLSVYDVLYPALFVDLTTEQLEKIDGHVQFLDKYRATFAQNEKATEHFAIIKSDFDALFAGELEDDEADPSLIWVMFSVGGIIFASLCFVGWRKYKSEKIEKSKKVRNR; encoded by the coding sequence TTGAAATTCATTAAACAATTTTTTATCATTGGAATCATTTCATTACTTTCCTTTACATTAAACATAAGTTCTACATTCGCTCATCATGATGTAGATCATGTAACAAAAAAGCAATTAAGTCATCTGGCAGACAAAATTTATCTTTTTGTCAAAAATGAAAAATATGATGAAGCGAGCGTAGTCTTAATGACTTTTGCAAAAGAGTTTTCAAAAGTAGAGGAAGATGAATTAAAAATATCCACACTTGACTTAGAAATGCTTGCCTTGTCATACCAAAACTTAGAACAAATACTTTCACAAGAAAACGTAGAGAAAACGATAGCATTTCGTCAAGTAACTGAATTTCGTCTTTTATTAGATGCACTAACAACATCTTACCAACCACTTTGGGTCGAGAAAGAAACCGTTGTTAAAAGTACATTCCAAAATATGAATGAATCGTTATTAAGTGGAAATAATGTTGCGTTTCAAACGAGTTTAAATGAATTTTTATCAGTATACGATGTATTATATCCAGCTTTATTTGTGGACTTAACTACTGAACAGTTAGAGAAAATTGATGGTCACGTTCAATTCTTAGACAAGTATAGAGCTACTTTCGCTCAGAACGAGAAGGCTACAGAACATTTTGCAATTATTAAAAGCGATTTTGATGCTCTTTTTGCAGGTGAATTAGAAGACGATGAAGCCGACCCTTCCTTAATTTGGGTAATGTTTTCTGTCGGTGGAATTATTTTTGCCTCATTATGTTTTGTCGGTTGGAGAAAATATAAGAGTGAAAAGATCGAGAAAAGCAAAAAAGTAAGAAATCGCTAA
- the lhaT gene encoding lipoprotein heptaprenylglyceryl N-acetyltransferase LhaT, which produces MVSYFLKMLTNRWLLWLLLIINILGTIYGYYWYRFQLEDTPSHFYVFVPDSPTASLFFVFVLIAFLRGKNTPFFEALAIVTLFKYGIWAVGMNLGGWYVNGFIRPESIMLIFSHFAMAVQALLYAPYYRMRLWHLVFAAIWTLHNDVIDYVFFMVPRYSPLIEYTDIIGYITFWLSLISIYIAYRFGIKARRQVL; this is translated from the coding sequence ATGGTTTCTTACTTCTTAAAAATGTTAACAAACAGATGGCTACTATGGTTGCTCTTGATTATTAACATTTTAGGGACAATTTACGGATATTATTGGTATCGTTTTCAACTTGAAGATACACCTAGCCATTTCTATGTCTTTGTCCCAGATAGTCCTACTGCAAGTTTGTTTTTCGTATTTGTTCTAATTGCCTTTTTAAGAGGAAAGAATACGCCTTTTTTTGAAGCTTTAGCTATCGTTACTTTATTTAAATACGGTATATGGGCGGTCGGTATGAATCTTGGAGGGTGGTATGTTAATGGTTTTATTCGACCTGAATCTATCATGCTGATCTTTTCTCATTTTGCGATGGCAGTTCAAGCGCTGTTATATGCTCCGTACTATCGCATGAGATTATGGCATCTTGTATTTGCTGCAATTTGGACTTTACATAACGATGTGATTGATTATGTGTTTTTCATGGTTCCACGTTATTCGCCTTTAATTGAATACACAGATATCATTGGTTACATCACATTTTGGTTAAGTTTGATTTCAATCTATATTGCTTATAGATTTGGGATCAAAGCGAGAAGACAAGTGCTTTAA
- the qcrB gene encoding menaquinol-cytochrome c reductase cytochrome b subunit, with product MLQKIYDWVDERLDITPLWRDVADHEVPEHVNPAHHFSAFVYCFGGLTFFITVIQILSGMFLTMYYTPDIINAYQSVYYLQNEVAFGVIVRGMHHWGASLVIVMMFLHTLRVFFQGAYKKPRELNWVVGVLIFMVMMGLGFTGYLLPWDMKALFATKVGLQIAEAVPLIGPMTKTLLSGHPEIIGAQTLTRFFAIHVFFLPAALLGLMGAHFLMIRKQGISGPL from the coding sequence ATGTTACAAAAGATTTATGATTGGGTAGATGAGAGGTTAGATATAACTCCTTTATGGCGCGACGTTGCTGACCATGAAGTACCAGAACACGTTAACCCTGCTCATCACTTTTCAGCATTTGTATACTGCTTTGGCGGATTAACATTCTTTATTACCGTCATCCAGATTCTTTCAGGTATGTTCTTAACGATGTATTACACACCTGATATTATAAATGCTTATCAATCTGTTTATTATTTACAAAATGAAGTAGCTTTCGGAGTTATCGTTCGTGGTATGCACCACTGGGGAGCTAGTTTAGTTATCGTAATGATGTTCTTACATACATTGCGTGTATTCTTCCAAGGTGCTTACAAAAAGCCACGTGAATTAAACTGGGTAGTAGGTGTATTAATCTTTATGGTAATGATGGGACTTGGTTTCACAGGTTACTTATTACCATGGGATATGAAAGCACTATTTGCTACAAAAGTTGGATTACAAATTGCAGAAGCGGTTCCTTTAATCGGACCGATGACGAAAACATTATTATCGGGGCATCCAGAAATTATTGGAGCCCAAACGCTAACACGTTTCTTTGCAATTCATGTTTTCTTCCTTCCAGCAGCATTACTTGGCTTAATGGGAGCACACTTCTTAATGATTAGAAAACAAGGGATTTCAGGCCCGCTATAA
- a CDS encoding tetratricopeptide repeat protein, whose translation MEQLQDAVALVEQGKVEEGMQKIDQIALHCDDQTKYDIALLYYDWGIMDKTKELVEQLFLNYPDEAELQIFMAEVLVELGEEDEAIDYLLEISTENESYPRALLLLADLYQAQGLEEVAEQKLKEAKRVKPNEPIITLALAEFYLSHGHVKKSIPLYESLLENKKELSSYHIPLKLAEAYSASAMWLEALPYYEEGLDDYTDFDALNRYGFTLFKLEKYERAIEIYEKLKSLDYEYATVYIQLSAAYEAVENYEQALDQLEQGMKVDEFNPELYSKAGTLALKLKDEERAEKHLRNALVLDPAEHNATEALCALFRRQERSEDIIELLSSINELGESNQMFEWELASAQNKLENFSEALKHYENAYNVLNNNLEFLEEYGQFLVEEGNLKKALDIYKEATKLPGDTTHVQERIQELTERLQAW comes from the coding sequence ATGGAACAATTACAAGATGCAGTAGCTTTAGTCGAGCAAGGTAAAGTTGAAGAAGGTATGCAAAAAATAGATCAAATCGCTCTTCATTGCGACGATCAAACAAAATATGATATTGCACTGTTATATTACGATTGGGGAATAATGGATAAAACGAAAGAACTTGTGGAACAACTTTTTCTAAATTATCCTGACGAAGCGGAATTACAAATATTTATGGCGGAAGTTTTAGTTGAATTAGGCGAAGAAGATGAGGCAATTGATTATTTGCTTGAAATTTCCACAGAGAATGAAAGTTATCCAAGAGCTTTGTTATTATTAGCAGATTTATATCAAGCTCAAGGGCTAGAGGAAGTTGCTGAACAAAAACTAAAAGAGGCAAAACGAGTAAAACCCAATGAACCTATCATTACATTGGCTTTAGCAGAATTTTACTTATCACATGGTCATGTCAAGAAAAGTATACCGCTCTACGAATCATTGTTAGAGAATAAAAAAGAGCTAAGCAGCTACCATATCCCACTTAAACTAGCTGAAGCTTATAGTGCTAGTGCGATGTGGTTAGAGGCATTGCCATATTATGAAGAAGGTTTAGATGATTATACCGATTTTGATGCTTTAAACCGATACGGCTTTACATTATTTAAGCTTGAAAAATATGAAAGAGCGATTGAGATTTATGAAAAGCTAAAATCTCTTGATTACGAATACGCAACGGTATACATACAATTAAGTGCAGCATATGAGGCTGTTGAAAATTATGAACAAGCTTTAGATCAGCTAGAACAAGGGATGAAAGTGGATGAATTTAATCCTGAGTTATACTCAAAAGCAGGAACTTTAGCATTAAAGTTAAAAGACGAAGAGCGAGCGGAAAAACACTTAAGAAATGCACTAGTATTAGATCCAGCTGAACATAATGCAACTGAAGCGCTATGCGCACTGTTTAGAAGACAAGAACGTTCGGAAGATATAATCGAATTATTATCATCTATAAATGAGCTTGGTGAAAGTAACCAAATGTTTGAATGGGAGCTTGCCTCTGCACAAAATAAATTAGAAAATTTTTCGGAAGCATTAAAACACTATGAGAATGCATATAATGTTCTTAATAACAATCTTGAATTTCTAGAAGAGTATGGTCAGTTCTTAGTTGAAGAAGGTAACCTTAAAAAAGCATTAGACATTTACAAAGAAGCAACTAAGTTACCAGGGGATACTACTCACGTTCAAGAAAGAATTCAAGAATTAACAGAGCGTCTACAAGCTTGGTAG
- the aroC gene encoding chorismate synthase, with protein sequence MRYFTAGESHGPQLTAIIEGVPANLSLSTDDIDVELIRRQKGYGRGRRMQIEKDRVQIVSGVRHGKTLGSPITLVVENKDWKHWTSIMAIEPLPSEESDEVKRKISRPRPGHADLAGAIKYGHRDMRNVLERSSARETTIRVAVGAVAKTILKQCNINIAGHVVEIAGITAEEQSYATLDELKERTENSPVRCFDVKAEKKMMEAIDEAKNAGDSIGGIVEVIVEGIPTGLGSYVHNDRKLDSKIAQAMISINAFKGVEFGLGFEMSKLPGSKVHDEIIWNKEKGYERRTNRLGGFEGGMTTGMPIIVRGVMKPIPTLYKPLQSVDIETKEPYLASIERSDSCAVPSASVVAEAVVAIEVAKSILETYGVDRMDQLIERVEQAHKWAKEF encoded by the coding sequence ATGAGATACTTTACAGCAGGTGAGTCGCATGGACCACAGCTAACTGCAATTATTGAAGGAGTCCCTGCCAACCTTTCCTTAAGTACTGATGATATAGATGTTGAATTAATTAGGCGCCAAAAAGGATATGGGCGTGGAAGAAGAATGCAAATTGAAAAAGATCGTGTGCAAATCGTAAGTGGAGTGCGCCACGGGAAGACGTTGGGTTCACCAATTACTCTTGTAGTTGAGAATAAAGATTGGAAGCATTGGACATCAATCATGGCAATAGAACCATTACCGTCAGAAGAAAGTGACGAAGTTAAACGAAAAATATCACGCCCAAGACCAGGCCATGCAGATTTAGCAGGAGCAATTAAATATGGACATCGCGATATGAGAAACGTCCTTGAACGTTCATCTGCTCGAGAAACGACAATCCGTGTTGCAGTTGGTGCTGTAGCTAAAACAATATTGAAACAGTGCAATATTAATATTGCTGGTCATGTTGTCGAAATAGCGGGCATAACTGCAGAAGAGCAATCTTATGCAACCCTAGATGAACTAAAAGAACGTACTGAAAATTCACCAGTTAGATGTTTTGATGTAAAAGCAGAGAAAAAAATGATGGAAGCAATTGACGAAGCAAAAAATGCTGGAGATTCCATAGGAGGAATTGTAGAAGTCATTGTCGAAGGAATCCCTACAGGTTTAGGAAGTTATGTTCATAATGATCGTAAATTGGATAGTAAAATTGCCCAAGCGATGATCAGCATTAATGCATTTAAGGGTGTTGAATTTGGCTTAGGTTTTGAAATGAGTAAACTACCTGGAAGTAAGGTACATGATGAAATCATTTGGAACAAAGAAAAAGGCTACGAAAGAAGAACGAACCGATTAGGTGGATTTGAAGGTGGTATGACTACAGGTATGCCAATCATTGTTAGAGGAGTAATGAAGCCTATTCCAACACTGTATAAACCACTACAGAGTGTGGATATTGAAACAAAAGAACCATATTTAGCTAGTATTGAGAGGTCCGACAGCTGTGCAGTACCGAGTGCTAGTGTTGTTGCAGAAGCTGTTGTAGCAATTGAAGTAGCCAAATCGATATTAGAAACATATGGAGTGGACAGAATGGATCAACTTATTGAACGTGTTGAACAAGCCCATAAGTGGGCGAAGGAGTTTTAA
- a CDS encoding YpiF family protein → MKWQTKDVDEYFHAREYIDTAIIPLLPIQWNDELKSSVAMGEFISLISEGLERQLRGRVYLLPSFSYVKSEDRLNILPNLLSIETELKENGIKHIIYLTCDSDWKRVEEKLATLIWLPSLPLQHVKQENKLSILEEQVKEVMKLVMDEWKT, encoded by the coding sequence ATGAAATGGCAAACAAAAGATGTAGATGAATACTTTCATGCAAGAGAGTATATAGACACAGCAATTATTCCATTACTTCCAATTCAATGGAATGATGAGTTGAAATCTTCAGTAGCTATGGGTGAGTTTATCTCTCTTATTAGTGAAGGATTAGAGAGGCAGTTACGAGGTAGAGTCTATTTATTACCGAGCTTTTCATATGTGAAAAGTGAAGACCGCTTAAACATATTACCAAACTTGCTATCAATAGAGACTGAGTTAAAGGAAAATGGAATAAAGCATATCATCTACTTAACATGTGATAGTGATTGGAAGCGAGTAGAGGAAAAGTTAGCAACATTAATATGGTTGCCTTCATTACCATTACAGCATGTAAAACAAGAAAATAAACTATCTATCTTAGAAGAACAAGTTAAGGAAGTAATGAAACTTGTAATGGATGAATGGAAAACATAA
- the aroA gene encoding 3-phosphoshikimate 1-carboxyvinyltransferase encodes MTTRKITNSSQGIHGTISVPGDKSISHRALMFGAIAHGETVIHGFLKSEDCINTMKCLQQLHVKIEEKDDVVIVYGKGFEGLEKPERTLYVGNSGTTIRLLLGILGTLPFETVITGDDSIKKRPMDRVVKPLSKTGALFSANKAPIVVSGTNTKGITYDSPIASAQVKSSILLAALNSVGTTNVSEPKPSRDHTERMLSHFNVSYQKKENMISLIGKQKLTGREINVPGDISSAAFFIAAAIITPNSSLEIHNVGLNETRTGIIDILLKMGANITISNHSKMNGEEVGTIHAEYSPNLNSVEICGETIPRLIDEIPILALVATQANGMTVIKDASELKVKETNRITAVADELTKCGAKIEPTNDGMTIVGKSTLQHANVTSHGDHRIGMMLAIAGLIADGGMTIEDAEAVSVSYPHFFEELNNIMA; translated from the coding sequence ATGACAACTAGGAAGATTACAAATTCTTCGCAAGGTATACATGGTACAATTTCTGTTCCAGGAGATAAATCAATTTCTCATCGCGCTCTTATGTTTGGTGCCATTGCACACGGAGAAACTGTTATCCATGGTTTTTTAAAGTCGGAAGATTGTATAAATACAATGAAATGTTTACAACAATTACATGTAAAGATAGAAGAAAAAGATGATGTTGTAATTGTCTATGGAAAAGGGTTTGAAGGATTAGAAAAACCTGAGCGCACTTTATATGTTGGCAATTCAGGAACTACGATCCGTTTACTATTAGGTATTTTGGGTACACTTCCTTTTGAAACAGTTATTACTGGTGACGATTCTATTAAAAAACGTCCGATGGACCGCGTAGTCAAGCCACTTTCAAAGACTGGTGCTTTGTTTTCTGCTAATAAGGCGCCAATCGTCGTTTCTGGGACAAATACGAAAGGGATCACGTATGACTCACCTATTGCTAGCGCTCAAGTGAAATCTTCAATCCTACTTGCAGCACTAAATAGTGTTGGGACTACTAATGTAAGTGAGCCTAAACCATCTAGGGATCATACGGAACGTATGCTTTCCCATTTTAATGTTTCTTACCAAAAAAAAGAAAATATGATATCCCTAATAGGAAAGCAAAAATTAACTGGCCGTGAAATTAATGTACCTGGAGATATATCCTCAGCTGCTTTTTTTATAGCTGCAGCTATAATTACTCCTAATAGTAGTCTTGAGATACATAACGTCGGTTTAAATGAAACTAGAACGGGTATTATTGATATATTGCTAAAAATGGGTGCTAATATAACGATTTCAAATCACAGTAAAATGAATGGGGAAGAAGTAGGAACCATACACGCAGAATATTCTCCTAATTTAAATAGTGTTGAAATCTGTGGTGAAACTATTCCGCGTTTAATTGATGAGATCCCTATTCTTGCACTAGTTGCCACACAAGCAAATGGCATGACAGTGATTAAAGATGCAAGTGAATTAAAGGTGAAGGAAACAAATAGAATTACGGCAGTGGCTGATGAATTAACTAAATGTGGGGCAAAAATTGAACCGACAAATGATGGTATGACTATTGTAGGTAAAAGTACTTTGCAACATGCTAATGTGACTAGTCATGGAGATCACAGAATAGGAATGATGTTAGCTATTGCTGGACTTATTGCTGACGGTGGGATGACTATTGAGGATGCGGAAGCAGTATCTGTGTCATATCCGCATTTTTTTGAAGAATTAAATAATATTATGGCATAA
- a CDS encoding ReoY family proteolytic degradation factor has protein sequence MLSSISVQEKKEFLQWFLSEYQLKRRECVWILNYLMSRESVMANVHFVEKSMYCPRGMIMSTHCVDDAPFRFYKENVVTTDPEKTFHDIRLNQQDELYIQLNFKSAMTSPHYAAVLEENPFIPKHLKSNKEYRKLAARIADESIAIYQREKLLKAIDLALDNHDKKQFEILTEKLKAYEQPLKQ, from the coding sequence ATGCTAAGCTCTATTTCTGTCCAAGAAAAGAAGGAGTTTTTGCAATGGTTTCTTTCCGAGTATCAGTTAAAGCGGCGGGAATGTGTTTGGATTTTAAATTATTTAATGAGTCGTGAGAGCGTTATGGCAAATGTTCACTTCGTAGAAAAATCGATGTATTGTCCACGCGGTATGATAATGTCTACTCATTGTGTTGATGATGCACCATTTCGTTTTTATAAAGAAAATGTGGTGACTACAGACCCTGAAAAGACATTCCACGACATTCGATTAAATCAACAAGATGAACTGTATATCCAACTTAACTTTAAAAGCGCTATGACTAGTCCGCATTATGCTGCTGTTTTAGAAGAAAACCCATTTATACCTAAACATTTAAAATCTAACAAAGAATATCGTAAGCTTGCTGCGCGTATTGCAGATGAATCTATTGCCATCTACCAACGTGAAAAACTGTTAAAAGCTATTGATTTAGCATTAGACAATCATGATAAAAAACAGTTTGAGATTTTGACTGAAAAATTAAAAGCCTATGAACAACCCCTAAAGCAATAA
- a CDS encoding menaquinol-cytochrome c reductase cytochrome b/c subunit, with protein sequence MHRGKGMKFVGDSRVPAERKPNIPKDYSEYPGKTEAFWPNFLLKEWMVGAVFLIGYLVLTVVHPSPLERMADPTDTGYIPLPDWYFLFLYQLLKYEFAAGPYTVIGAVVMPGLMFGALMLAPWLDKGPERRPNKRPITVALMLLSLMAIVYLTWESIAHTNWEKVAEQGKIVDAVEVDKEDPAYAIFQGQSCITCHGDNMQGVSGLGVNLHGKGLTVEEIKDIAINGIGQMAANQFNGTEEELQQLAEFIAKYQE encoded by the coding sequence ATGCATCGCGGAAAAGGTATGAAATTTGTTGGCGACTCCCGAGTTCCAGCAGAACGAAAGCCAAACATCCCAAAGGATTATTCCGAATATCCTGGTAAAACAGAAGCCTTTTGGCCAAACTTTCTTTTAAAAGAATGGATGGTAGGTGCTGTTTTCTTAATTGGTTACTTAGTATTAACGGTTGTACATCCATCTCCATTAGAACGAATGGCTGATCCGACTGATACAGGGTATATCCCATTACCAGATTGGTATTTCTTATTCTTATATCAATTATTAAAATATGAATTTGCCGCAGGTCCTTACACTGTCATTGGTGCGGTTGTAATGCCTGGATTAATGTTCGGTGCGTTAATGCTTGCTCCATGGCTTGATAAAGGCCCAGAGCGTCGTCCAAACAAACGTCCGATCACAGTAGCGTTAATGTTACTATCATTAATGGCAATTGTTTACTTAACATGGGAGTCTATTGCTCATACAAACTGGGAAAAAGTTGCTGAGCAAGGTAAGATTGTCGATGCTGTTGAAGTTGATAAAGAAGATCCTGCCTATGCTATTTTCCAAGGACAAAGTTGTATTACTTGTCATGGTGATAATATGCAAGGTGTATCAGGATTAGGAGTTAATCTACATGGTAAAGGATTAACTGTAGAAGAAATTAAAGATATTGCAATAAACGGTATAGGGCAAATGGCTGCAAATCAGTTTAACGGAACTGAAGAAGAGCTTCAACAACTTGCTGAATTTATTGCTAAATACCAAGAGTAA
- the hisC gene encoding histidinol-phosphate transaminase has translation MHLKSRITKLGVYQAGKPIEEVQKEYGLKKVIKLASNENPYGCSPTAIAAGNQFLNELAIYPDSNATLLKSKLASHLNVKETQFLLGNGSDEIIQLLCRSILHEGTNSVMADITFPQYKHNSLVEGAEVREIPLIDGYHDLDGMAHVIDEQTKIVWICNPNNPTGTYVNESSLRAFLNKVPSTCLVVIDEAYVEYAAALDFPQSISLLEEFDNVLLLRTFSKGYGLASCRVGYAIGNEKLMGSLNIVRAPFNVGRLSQAIATAALDDQAFIQETHIKNRTEMERYYHFCDQKGLAYFPSQTNFLLFEVKQSGEILFEKLLREGIIIRPGEKLGYPNYIRVTIGKKEENDIVLSTLDKFITS, from the coding sequence ATGCATTTAAAGTCGAGAATTACAAAATTAGGAGTTTATCAAGCAGGGAAGCCAATAGAAGAAGTACAAAAAGAGTATGGTTTAAAAAAGGTAATAAAGCTTGCTTCTAACGAAAATCCATATGGTTGTTCACCTACAGCAATTGCTGCTGGAAATCAATTTTTAAATGAGTTGGCAATCTATCCTGATAGCAACGCAACTCTTCTGAAAAGTAAATTAGCGAGCCACCTAAATGTAAAAGAAACTCAATTCTTACTTGGCAACGGATCAGATGAAATTATTCAATTGCTCTGTCGGAGCATTTTACACGAGGGTACCAACTCTGTGATGGCTGATATCACATTCCCGCAATATAAGCATAATAGCTTAGTTGAAGGTGCAGAGGTTCGTGAAATTCCTCTAATTGATGGATATCATGACTTAGATGGAATGGCACATGTTATTGATGAACAAACAAAAATAGTATGGATTTGTAACCCAAACAATCCTACTGGAACATATGTCAATGAGAGTTCATTGCGTGCCTTTCTAAATAAGGTCCCTTCTACTTGTCTCGTGGTTATTGATGAAGCGTATGTAGAATATGCTGCTGCCCTTGATTTTCCACAATCAATTTCACTACTAGAAGAATTCGATAATGTCCTTCTTTTACGTACATTCTCTAAAGGATATGGACTTGCATCATGCCGAGTAGGTTATGCAATAGGAAATGAAAAGTTAATGGGTAGTTTAAATATCGTAAGAGCCCCATTTAATGTTGGAAGACTTAGTCAAGCAATTGCTACGGCTGCTTTAGATGATCAAGCATTTATACAAGAGACACACATAAAAAATAGAACTGAAATGGAAAGGTATTATCATTTCTGTGATCAAAAAGGGCTGGCCTATTTCCCATCGCAGACAAATTTTTTACTCTTTGAAGTGAAACAATCGGGAGAAATACTGTTTGAAAAGCTTTTAAGAGAAGGTATTATCATTAGACCTGGTGAAAAATTAGGTTATCCAAATTATATTAGGGTAACGATAGGTAAAAAAGAAGAGAATGACATTGTGTTATCAACGTTAGATAAGTTTATTACTAGCTAG
- the aroB gene encoding 3-dehydroquinate synthase, translating into MYPLTITTETKTYPIYIGHQLRFQVKSMLQENTISFDKILVITDDNVAPLYLDDVIRSFNSDIVYSYIVKNGEQAKSFNNYIHIQTYAIERNLTRNSLIIALGGGVIGDLAGFVAATFLRGVNYIQMPTTILAHDSAVGGKVAINHDLGKNLIGSFYQPAMVMYDLETLQTLPRRQQLAGFAELIKHALIDEDNSLLTKLQYQSLEQLFTDKVFLSEALYQGMKVKATIVNKDEKEAGIRKYLNFGHTLGHAIESETNYRVLHGEAVIIGMLFALYVSEIHFNKDLNFKGLKSWFEKLGYETHLPTTLNPEDLVVQMKKDKKVTDNQINMVLLEEIGKPTLQTFNDETIKQFLENFYSE; encoded by the coding sequence ATGTATCCACTAACCATTACGACAGAAACGAAAACATACCCAATCTATATTGGTCACCAGTTACGCTTTCAAGTGAAGTCAATGCTACAAGAAAACACAATTTCATTTGATAAGATATTGGTTATTACAGATGATAATGTTGCTCCATTATATTTAGATGATGTCATACGCTCTTTTAATAGTGATATTGTATACTCATATATTGTAAAAAATGGAGAACAAGCCAAATCATTTAATAACTACATACACATTCAAACGTATGCGATCGAAAGAAACTTAACACGCAATTCGCTAATCATTGCTCTCGGTGGTGGAGTGATTGGTGATTTAGCAGGGTTTGTCGCGGCGACATTTTTAAGAGGAGTAAATTACATTCAAATGCCTACTACAATACTTGCGCATGATAGTGCTGTTGGTGGAAAAGTAGCAATAAATCATGATTTAGGTAAAAATTTAATTGGCTCATTTTATCAACCGGCAATGGTTATGTATGATTTAGAGACGCTGCAAACATTACCAAGACGCCAGCAATTAGCAGGTTTTGCAGAGTTAATTAAACATGCTCTCATCGATGAAGACAATTCGTTGCTTACGAAGCTACAATATCAATCGCTTGAACAATTATTTACGGATAAGGTATTTCTTAGTGAAGCTCTGTATCAAGGGATGAAAGTTAAAGCAACAATTGTTAATAAAGATGAAAAGGAAGCTGGTATTAGAAAGTATTTGAATTTTGGTCATACACTAGGACATGCCATTGAATCGGAAACAAACTATCGAGTTTTACACGGAGAAGCTGTTATTATTGGTATGCTCTTTGCTTTATATGTAAGTGAGATTCATTTTAATAAAGACTTAAATTTTAAAGGATTAAAATCATGGTTTGAAAAACTTGGTTATGAAACGCATCTACCGACTACGCTCAATCCTGAAGATTTAGTAGTACAGATGAAAAAAGATAAAAAAGTGACAGATAATCAAATTAATATGGTTTTACTTGAGGAGATAGGAAAGCCTACTCTCCAAACATTTAATGATGAAACGATAAAACAATTTCTTGAGAATTTTTATAGCGAGTAA